GGCGCAATCGTCCGCATTCGGGCTGCTTCGAAGATATGAGATGTGAGCACGCAGTGCGAATAATTGCCGCGCCGTAAGCAGCCCCGAGCCGTGGCGGCCGGTCGATTACAGGTCCCGCCACGGCATTGAGTACTAGAACTAGCTAGAGACTAGACTAGACGAAGAGCTTGCTCACGGATGTCTCGTCGTGAACGCTCAAGATCGCCTCTCCGAGGAGGCGGGCCACGGAGAGAACTTCGATCTTGTCGCACGCCCGGGCGTTCGGCCTCAGCGGGATCGTGTTGGAAACGATGAGCTTCTCGATGGAGGAATCCTCGATGCGCTCCACGGCGGGTCCGGATAGTACCGGGTGGGTACAGCAGGCCAAAACCCGGTCGGCGCCTGCCTCGCGCAAGGCTTCGACGGCTTTCACTAGAGTTCCGGCCGAGTCCACGATGTCGTCTACGATCAGTGCGGTCTTCCCGACGACATCGCCGATCACATGGATGGTCTCCACCTCGTTGTTTCCGCCGCGGCGTTTGTCCATGACCGCTAGGGCTACCCGGAGCCGCTTCGCGTAAGCTCGAGCCCGCTCCACACCTCCAGCATCGGGTGAAACGATGACGAGTCTCTGGAGACCGAGAGAGGTAACCCTTTCGAGCATGACGGGTGCGGCAAACAGGTGATCGACTGGAATGTTGAAGAAGCCCTGGATTTGACCTGCGTGGAGATCCATTGTGATGACTCGAGAAGTGCCCGCGGTCGAGATCAGATCGGCGACGAGCTTCGCAGAGATGGGGACCCGTGGCCGCTCCTTCCGGTCCTGGCGGGCGTAACCATAGTAAGGGAGGACCGCCGTGATCCGGCTCGCCGACGCCCGCTTGAAAGCGTCGATCATCACCAGCAGCTCCATGAGGTGCTCGTTGACCGGCGGCCCCGTCGGCTGGACGACGAAGACATCGGCTCCCCGCACGTTTTCCGTAATCTGGAACGAAACTTCGCTGTCGGCGAACCTCGTGAGCTCGGCGCCTCTCAGCTCGACGCCGAGGCTATCAGCGATCTCCTGGACGAGCTTCGGGTTGCAAGTTCCGCCGAACAGCTTGAGCGGTCGTTTCATGTCCTCGATATTCTAAGTGATTGGGGGCGCGGGTTGGCTGGGGCGGAAGGATTCGAACCTTCGAATACCGGATCCAAAGTCCGGCGCCTTACCGCTTGGCCACGCCCCATCCCTGCCGTTACATCGGCTCTGCCGACCATGTTAGCAAACGTCCGGGTTGATCAAGAGGGACCGACCTGAAGGAGTGCTCGATGTCGTGGCGGGACCAGCGAACGCAGCCTGGGCTCAAGTTATTCATCACCCTGCTAGGCTTCGCTCACTCCACTCGGCCGCGTGGGGCTCGGGGCGCTCGGAGAGGAGCGGACGGCGATTCTCTCTCCGGGAAGCGCACGCGGCTCGAGCCGTTCTGCCTCGTCGACTTCGACCCGGTAGCGGTTCAATATATGGTCTTCCATCTTTCGACGGGTGTCGCTGTTCAACGGGTGGGCGATATCCCGGAAGGTTCCGTCCTTCCGCTTCTTGCTCGGCATCGAGACGAATAATCCCTTGGGACCGTGGATGATCTTGATGTCGCTAATGACGAAGCAGTCATCGAGAATGATCGAGACGAACGCCTTCAGCTTCTCGTCGTCAACGGGGAAAATCCGGACCTCGGTGATTTCCATCGAAGATCTCCTTCCGAGTCGGCCGGCAACCGCGTGCTGACCGAGTCCTCAATCTGGGACCGCGAGCAACTTTTCTCGATAGATTTGGCCACGGAGTGTCCTGGTGAGCACGACTCGAACGCCCTCGTGGCCTAGAGAACGTGCGGCCTCGCGCGCTCGGGCCTCATCGTGGAAAACGCCGAATATGGACGACCCACTGCCCGACATCATGGAGACGGAAGCACCCTTCTGGCACAGTATCTGTTTGCACTCATGGATGGAGGCGGAATGCTCGCCCGCTGCCCCCTCAAGATCGTTCACCAGCTCTCCCAATCCTTCGAGGAACGTGGGATCGCCCCAAGCGAAGTGGGCAAGTTTAAGACTCGACCCTTTGTTTGTCAACCGCAAACTGCGGTAAGCGGCCGCGGTCGAAATCGAGAAGTCGGGCAGAATCAACACGATGTAAAAGTCAGGCTCGAACGCCAGAGGATACACTTCGTCGCCGCGGCCCACGGCAAGGGCCGTTCCGCCGCGCAGAAAGAACGGAACGTCCATACCGATGCGGCAGGCCACGCGGTGGAGGTCGTCGATCGGGGTCGATAGCTTCCAGAGCCGATCCAGAGCGAGGAGGGTTACGGCCGCGTCCGCGCTACCCCCTCCGAGACCGGCACCGGCCGGGATCCGTTTTCGGATGTGAATCGAGACATCGGGAGGAATTCCCGCGGCGTCGGCCAGAAAAGCGGCGGCTTTGTGGACGAGGTTCGCGCTGCCGGTGGGCAGCTCCCTGTCATCGCAAGAGATCTCGATTCCATCGCCCTCGGAGTAGCTCAGCTCGTCGTGAAGGTCGATGGTCTGCAGGATGGTTCGGATCTCGTGATAGCCGTCTGGTCTCGAGCTCAGGACCTCGAGACCGAGGTTGATCTTGGCGAATGCGCGAGCGGAGAGTCTTT
Above is a genomic segment from Vicinamibacteria bacterium containing:
- a CDS encoding ribose-phosphate pyrophosphokinase is translated as MKRPLKLFGGTCNPKLVQEIADSLGVELRGAELTRFADSEVSFQITENVRGADVFVVQPTGPPVNEHLMELLVMIDAFKRASASRITAVLPYYGYARQDRKERPRVPISAKLVADLISTAGTSRVITMDLHAGQIQGFFNIPVDHLFAAPVMLERVTSLGLQRLVIVSPDAGGVERARAYAKRLRVALAVMDKRRGGNNEVETIHVIGDVVGKTALIVDDIVDSAGTLVKAVEALREAGADRVLACCTHPVLSGPAVERIEDSSIEKLIVSNTIPLRPNARACDKIEVLSVARLLGEAILSVHDETSVSKLFV
- the spoVG gene encoding septation regulator SpoVG; the protein is MEITEVRIFPVDDEKLKAFVSIILDDCFVISDIKIIHGPKGLFVSMPSKKRKDGTFRDIAHPLNSDTRRKMEDHILNRYRVEVDEAERLEPRALPGERIAVRSSPSAPSPTRPSGVSEA
- the ispE gene encoding 4-(cytidine 5'-diphospho)-2-C-methyl-D-erythritol kinase → MSQRLSARAFAKINLGLEVLSSRPDGYHEIRTILQTIDLHDELSYSEGDGIEISCDDRELPTGSANLVHKAAAFLADAAGIPPDVSIHIRKRIPAGAGLGGGSADAAVTLLALDRLWKLSTPIDDLHRVACRIGMDVPFFLRGGTALAVGRGDEVYPLAFEPDFYIVLILPDFSISTAAAYRSLRLTNKGSSLKLAHFAWGDPTFLEGLGELVNDLEGAAGEHSASIHECKQILCQKGASVSMMSGSGSSIFGVFHDEARAREAARSLGHEGVRVVLTRTLRGQIYREKLLAVPD